In the Leptotrichia sp. oral taxon 223 genome, GTTAATGTTCCAAAATCAGGAAACAAAGTTCGAAAAAACATAACTTTAAATGCTGAGCAATTTTATACAATGGAAAGATTTGCAAAAAAAGTTGGCATTTCTTTTTCTCAGCTCGTAGAAAAAGCTACATACGACTATGTTCAGGAACAGGAAAACTTAGATTTAGCAGAATTTTTGCGTGCAAACTGTAATCCAGTTCCAAAAGAGGAAGAAAATGAAATAATTGAAGTCTTAAAAGAATATGACAAAAATGATCCAGGAAGGGAGCTAACTCTTGAAGAGCTATTATAAAGTTTTGTATTCTAAAAAAGCTGAAAAATTTATGAAAAGCCATAAAGAATATGGAATAAGATTTTTTAAAAATTTTACAGAATTGTCAAAGGACTTTTATAATAACTTCAATAATTTTGATATTGATTATTATGAAAGTTTTCAAAATGCCTATCGAATGCGTATAGGAAAATACAGAGCTATTTTTACAATCGAAAATGAGGAAATAAAAATTATTAATGTAATTGATATTAATAGTCGTGGAGATATTTACAAAAAATAACAAAAATAAATAATTAAAATGAGGGTGTCTCATAGGTCAAAAATAACTTTACTAACATAAATATTATATATTTTTAAAAATCAACAGATATTATTTTTATTGATTTTGTAAATATAGTAAAATATATAAAACTTATGATTTGGTAATTTTATTTACCTTATGGGACAGCCCCTTTTATTATTAAAAACTACCCTTCCAAAATTTCAATAAAATCAATAAATTCCTGAACAGAAAATTCCTCAGTCCGTGCAAGTCTTGTCTTTCCAGTTTTTTCCAGCGCATTTCCCACTACATCCTTTGAAAATCCTAATTTTATCAGATTATTTGCAATGCTCTTTCGTTTATTGGAAAAGGCTTCTTTTAAATATTTAAAATATTTCTCTTCTGAAATCTGGCTTTCATATCTTTTATCTTTCAAAATTTTTATTCTTAAAAATGCTGAATCAACTTTTGGAACAGGATCAAATTTTTCTTTCGGCACAGTAAACAGATACTCCGCTTCAGCATAAAATTGAACTGCGTGTGTAAGTAAGCTCATATTCTTACTATGAGGCTGTGAGGCAATCCGCTCTGCCACTTCCTTTTGCACCATCAAGTAAATTTCATCAATATTCTCACGGTATTTCAAAAGCTTATTAATAATCGGCGAAGTTATATAATACGGAATATTTGCCACAACTTTAACATTTTGCCTGTTTTCAAAAAAATTTCCTAAATCTGCTTCCATAAAATCCTGATGAATCAATTTAAAATTTTCTTTTTTTTCAAATTTTTTAGTTAAAAATGGTATCAAATCATCGTCTATCTCAAAGGCAGTCAAAAATTTAGAATTTTCAATCAGTTTTTCTGTCAAAAATCCCAGCCCCGGCCCAATTTCCAGCACTTCTGTTTTTTCATCAATATTCGCCACATTCAAAATCTCATCTGACAAACTGCTGTCATTCAAAAAATTCTGACCGTATTTTTTCTTAGCCTTATGATTTTCATTCTCAAAATGTTTATTTTTCTTTTGGTATTTCTCTTTTTTTCTTTTCAATCTTTCTCCTTATTTAATGTGCCCTAGAACTATTTTAAAAATAAATTACAAATTTATTCAAAAACTGACGGTTCTGCTATTCCCACATACTCAAGGTTTCTGTAATTTTCATTAAAATCAAGCCCGTATCCCACAACAAATTCATTTGGAATTTCAAAGCCGATGTACTGCACATCAATTTCAACTTCTCTTCTTTCAGGTTTATCCAACAATGTGCACAAGGATACTTTCTTGGGATTTCTGCTTCCTAAAAGCTGTAATACTTTTTTAAGTGTAAACCCTGAATCAATAATATCTTCCACAACTAGCACATTTTTCCCGCTGATTGTGCTTCTCAAATCCTTCAAAATCTTAACTTCCCTAGAACTTTGAGTCCCTTCTCCATAGCTGGAAGCCTCAATAAAGTCAATTTCAAGCGGCAACTTTATTTCCCTGATCAAATCAGCCATAAACACAATCGAACCCTTTAAAAGCCCAACAACTATAAGCGGCTCATTTTCACCTTTAAAATCCTCAGTAATTTCTTTTCCCAATTCCGCTAATCTTTTCCGAATTTCCTCTTTCGTAATCAGCTGCTTTTTTATCCCAAATTCAACATCTCTTATCATCAGTTTTCCTCCATCATCAATTTTTTTACTGCGATACCTGCTTAAAAACAAATACACGTTATAATTTCCCTCAATCTCTATTTTACCTCAAATTTCAATAATTTCAAACATATTTAAAATTTTTTACATCCTATCTCAAGAATAAAAAATAGATATTTTTGAAAAACTTCAAAAAAAATTTAAAATTATTTAATTTATGCTATTGACTTTTTTAACTTTCGTGTTATAATGATATTGTCAAAGGAAAGTTAATTAATACTTAACAATCATTTGGCTGTATAGGGGAATTTGTTTTTTTGAATAAAAGACCATTTTATGAGATAGCCCAAAAAAACATTATTTATTTAATTTCCCTATATAAAAAGGGCTATCTCATAATTCACAACTTATTTTTTTTACAAAGTTTACAAACATAGCCTTTTCTAATCAAATCTAATTTATTTAGTTTTTTTTTATTACATAAGTTTTTTATATTTTAACTTATACTAAACCCCATTTAAAAAATAGTAATAAAATTCTATAATAATTAATTTGATAGCCTTGTTAAAAATATCAAATCTAATTTTTTAAGTATCCAGTATCCGTATAAGGGATTTTTATTTAGGGTTTGAAAAACTGCTTATTATTAATAAATATTTTTCATAATTTCATGTTTTTTCTTTTTATATAAGCAAGGGAAATCAATCGCCATTTCCCTTGCAACCCTGGCTCGTCTAAGCATTTTTTTGAAACAAAAACGAAACTCGCTGACGCTCAGACAGTCGTTTTCATTCCAAAAAAATCACGACATTATATATTAAATTATAAAGATTATTATATTTAAATTTTAGGCTTTTACATTTGAAAAATATCAAATAAGCAAAATTTCGTTAAAGGAAAAATAACTGTCTGAGCGTAGTTTTACGAAGCGAGTTTTATTTTTTCTTTATAAGAAAGTTTTGCGTAAGCGGGGTTGTAAGGGCATGGCATCTGATGCCCTTACATTAAAAAACATATAAATAAAATTACAAAAGGCTTTAAGATGGATACTTAATGATTAAATTTAATTAAAGGATATTTTATAGTTACATAGGTTGTAAACAGTACAATCTTGTAAAAAAGGCTTTAATTCCATGAATTTTCTGATTTCTACTATTTAAATGGAAAATAGTATTAAAAAAATTAATACCCAAATAGGTGATTTTATTAAAAATTACCATTTGAGTATTGATTTGTTATTTATTTCTATTTAACTTTTTCTACTAATTTTGTAAATTCAGCAGGATTATTTAATGCTAAGTCTGCTAAAACTTTTCTATCAAGTTCAATTCCAGCTTTTTTAAGTCCGTTCATTAATCTTGAGTAAGAAATTCCGTTTAATCTTGCGGCAGCGTTAATTCTGATAATCCATAATTCACGCATTTTTCTTTTTTTCAGTTTTCTATGTTCAGTTGCGTAAGCCATAGCTTTTTTAACTGCTTCATTAGCCTTTTTATAATTTGTTTTTATGGCTCCTCTATAACCTTTTGCTTCTTTTAAAACTTTTTTATGTCTTTTTCTTCTAACTATTCCTGTTTTTACTCTTGGCATATTCTTTCCTCCTTGATATTTTAGCCGTTTTCTGTTCCTTATATTTAGAACTAACTTTTGTCAATTTTTAATTTTTTAAATAAAAAGCCGTTGATTCTTGTTTTAAACTGCTTTTTTTATTTTACTTTTAAATAAAAGTTATAAATTTTGTTAAATTGTTTTTTTCAAAATAATTTTAAAACAATTGCCGGAACTATCTTCCTTCTTGTCCAGCCAATACTTTTTTGATTTTTCTTTCAGCACCTTTTGGAGCGATTGCGTCTTGTCCTAGACGTTTTTTTCTTTTATGAGTTTTTTTAGTCAAGATATGGCTCTTTCCAGAGTGTCTTAAAGAAATTTTTCCACTTCCTGTAACTTTAACTCTTTTTTTTGTTCCTCTATGTGTTTTCATTTTTGGCATTTTCTTTCCTCCTAAATCACTTTTCACTTTTTTAAATTTTGCCTTTATTTTTTAGGCGATAATAAAATAAATTTTTGAACCTGTTCTTTCCCGTATTTTTTCTCAACTGTTGCAATTTCTTCAAAATGGCTTGCAAACTCGTCTAATACTTTAATAGCAGATTCTGCGTGCAATCTTTCTCTACCTGTAAGTCTTAAGCTGACTTTTACCTTATGCTCCTTGGCTATAAATTTTTCAATCTGAGAAATTTTTGTTTCCTTATCATGCTCGTCAATATGAGGCTTGATTCTAATCTCTTTAACAACGACATTTTTTTGCTTTTTCTTATTTTCCTTGTCTTTCTTCGTTTTCTCATACTTGAATTTTCCATAGTCCATAATTTTGCATACAGGCGGTGTTGCATTTGGTGAAATCTCAACTAAGTCCAATTCCTTTTCTGCAGCAAGTGCCAACGCATCTCTAGCTGACATTACTCCAAACTGTTCTCCATCATCACCAACAACTCTAATTTCTCTTGCTCTAATTCGCTCATTCATTCTTGGCTCATCAGATCGGTTATTTCCTCTTATAAAAAACACCTCCTAATTTTTTTACAATAAAAAAACAAGATATAAGAAACCTTGCTCAATAGTTATCATATAAATAAATCCACAACAAAATCAGTATAATAAAAATACCTATTTCATTATAAAATATCAAATAACTAATACCCAACTCATCCTGAAAATAGAACTAATTATTCTATTTTTATTTGGAAAATCAATCCAAAACCTAAATATATTGATGGAAAGGTGAGAAACAATGTTTCTACTTCTAATTTAATTACTAAAATAGTTTATCATATTTTATTTTATTTTGCAAGTAAATTTTGAATTTTTTTTGACTTCTTGTTCTTGACATTTTATGAAATTATGATATAATTAATTTAACAAGATAACTTGTGAAGGATTAGTGCTGGGTTCCTGGATAGGAGTAGGATTAAAATCTTAGAATTCCTTTGCCCCTGAGGTTATCTTTTTTTTTATTTCAATTCCTTTTTTCAAATTTTCATAAATACTTTTTGGATCTTTTTTTATTTCATTTATTATAAATTCTGCTGCATTTATAGAATAAGTATATTGACAACTCTCTCCTATAACATGTTTGAAAGAAAATTTTTCATTATTCTTCATATCATAAAATTGGATAAACAAATTTAATGTGTTTGTAGTAAAACTTTTTTTTATTTCTCCATTACTTAAAGAATACTCAAACAATATATTTCTTTTTTCTAGTTCCTCTTTTATATATTTAGTTAATTTTCCATGTGAAAATATATGTGTATTGTTAGGATTTCTTATTTCACGAATAATTGTTCCTTTAGAGTTTGAATTTCTATCCACTGATATTTTGAAATCAGCATTTTTAGGATTTTTTGTGATATACAAATAATGATTTATAGTAAAAGCAAAATTATTATTATTCTGCTTTTCTAAAACTTGAATATTATTGTTATTAAAAATCAATTTTTCTGCTAATTCAGGGGGATATTTTGCTAATAGTTCAGTTTCATCAAAATCACTAAAAACTGTTCTCAATGTTAAAAAATCTTGAGCTATTTGATTTGTAATATCAATGTTATGAAATTCTAATAATTTATCACAATAGTTTTTTACACATGCTTGAAATAATGGTGCATAAATTTTTTCATAATCTTCTGTAATAAAATGTGTACTTGTATTTCGTAGTTCATTTATTGTTTCTAAATTAATTCTTAAAGGATTTTTGTTATTTGTGAAAATTAATTCAATAGCTCGTGTTAAACTAATTGTTCTATTAGGCTGATTAGAAAAATATATGGATTTTTCTTCTTTTAATAATTTTGCTTTCAACATCAATTCCCAAGCATTACAAATAAAAAAACTAAATCCTTCTACTCTATATTTTATTGTAGGTTTATTGTAAATTTCTAATCCCATTATAAACGCCTCTGTTGATTTTTCAATCAATTTATTTATAAAATTAATAGTTTTTTTCTCCATTTACTATCCTTCCTGTATTATTTTTATCAAATTTTAATATAATTATACTACATAATTTCTTATTTTTCAAAAAATTTTTAGATTTATTCTATAGAAAAAAGCCCTCCAAACAGAGAGCTTTATATTAATTTAAATTATAATTTCAGCCTATATCGACTTCTATTTAAGAAATCATTGATATAGTACGATCCACATATTATTTATAACACTTTTGTTACTTTTTGTCAACTATATTTTTTAACTTTTTTTAATAAATCCCAAAACCTCCTCAATCCCCTACTTTTTTATTTTCCTCGACCTTCCAACAAAAAAAAATTACTTCTATTTTAAAACCTGATTTTTTTACTCTGCCTTTTTCTATATAAAAATTTTTAAAATTAATCTTAATGAGGTATAATACATATAAAGATTCGTAATCTTTAATCTTTAGCAAAGGAAAATAACTTATGAAATATATTTATAACGTTGATAAACTAAAAAATCATAATGAAAATACAGTATTTGAGGAAAAAATAGGTAAAAAAGCACAAAATTTGGTTGAACTGGCTGCTGCAAGCTTTAATGTTCCTTATTTTTCAGTAATTACAAATAGATATTTTAAGGAAATTGTGCTAAAAGAAATTGAAGAGGATAATCGAAAAGCAGGGAATAATGATGAAATAAAGGACTGGGATGATGTATTTAGTGGAAATTCTGAAAGAAAGATTGAAAATATAATTAGAATTATAAAAAATCATAGAATTAAGGAAGAATTTCAAAAGGAAATAGAAAATACGCTAAATGAAGAAAGCTATTATGCGGTGAGATCGTCTTCGATTGAGGAAGATAGCAGTAATTTTTCATTTGCGGGGCAGTTTGAGACGTATCTTTATGTGAAAAAAGAAAATATGCTGGAAAAAATAAAGGAAGTATGGATTTCGTCCTTTTCACCGCATGTGATGAAATATAGGAAGGAAGGGAAAATAAATAACGAAATAAATGTTCCGGCGGTAATAATTCAGGAAATGGTTAATTCTGAAAAGGCTGGAGTTGGATTTAGCGTAAATCCTGTAAATAACAATTATGATGAAGCTGTCATTTCTGGAACTTATGGACTGGGGACAAGCATTGTTGACGGAGATGAAAACGGGGATCTGTTTATTTATAATAAAAAAACGAAGGAAATTAAAAAGGAAATAAGAACAAAGAAGATAAGACAGGTTTTAGATTTTGAAAATCAGAAAATAAAAGTAGAAGAAATAAATATTGAAGAGGAAGTTTTAAGTAGTGACGAAATACGTGAACTAGGTGAAAATATCATAAATATTGAAAAATATTATGGAAAGCCTCAGGATATGGAATGGGCATTTGAAAAAGGGAAACTGTATATATTGCAGTCAAGGCCCATAACTACATTGGAAAAAATAAATGAAAAAACGTCCAATACAATAATATGGGATAACAGCAACATCGTAGAAAGTTATCCTGAAATTACATTGCCACTTACATTCAGCTTTATAAGAAAGGCGTATTCTGATGTATATAAAAGATTCTCAGAAATTACAGGAGTGCCTCCGAAGGTTGTTGAAAGCTATCAAGTTGTGTATGACAATATGCTGGGGCTTCTAAAGGGAAGAGTTTACTATAACCTCATAAACTGGTACAAACTTCTAATGCTGTTTCCAAATTCCAAAGGCAACAGCAAGTTTATGGAACAGATGATGGGGGTAAAAAAGGAGCTGTCAGAGGAAAATCTTAATGAAAATCTTCTGGAAGCAGAAGAAAAAATGACAGGCTTGGAAAAATTTAGGAATAGACTGGAAAAATATAAGGAAGGATTTACACTATTTATGAATATGTTTCTCATAGAAAAAAAAGCTGAGAAATTTTATAAAATTATTGATGAAAATCTTAATGGGAAAAATAGTAATCTTGATAATAAAAATATAAAAGAACTGAAAAAATATTACAAGTTTCTTGAAAATAAGTTTCTAAAAAATTGGGAAATCCCCATTATAAATGACTTTCTTGTGATGGTATGGTTTGGGCTTTCAAAAAAGATGGCAGAAAAATATATAAAAGAAAATTTTGAAGAAAAACATAATATTCTTATCGCTCAAGAAGGAAACGACATGATAAGCGTCGAGCCTTCAAGATACATAAAAAAAATGAGTGATATGCTAAGGCAGGATAAATCTTTACAGAATGAAATAAAGGATATAATAAAAAATGATGGCAAATTAATGCCTGATGTGTTAAAATTAACTAAAAATGCAAAATTTAATTCTCTTCTGAATGAATATATGGAAAAATTTGGCGACAGGACAGTCCACGAACTGAAACTGGAAGCACCTACATTAAAGGAAGAGCCAATATTTCTGATAAAAATGATATTTTCTCTTTCAATGACAGAAAATATTCAGGAACATTCTAAAAGAAACATATCGGAAGAACAGAAAAAAATATATGACAATCTGAAAATAAGTCCTGTAAAGAAATATTTATTGAAAAAAACTGTATTTTATGCGAAAAAATTTATAAGACTGAGGGAAAATCTAAGATATGAACGGACAAAGGTTTTTGGAACAGTAAGAAAAATTATGAAAAAAATGGGAATACACTTGAAAAATGACAACCTTATAAACAATGAAAAAGATGTATTCTACCTTACTGTTGATGAAATTTTTGGACTTGTTGACGGCTCAATAATTGATGTTGACTTAAAAAAACTTATAGAACTGCGAAAAGAGGAATATAAGAAATACGAATCGGCAGCAATTCTTCCTGACAGATTTTTAACAAGAGGATTCCTAGGAGAAAACTTTTATTATGAAGATCTGACAGGAAATTCACAACTGGACGAAAATACTTTAAAGGGAACTGGATGTAGCAAAGGAATTGTAAAAGGAAAAGTAAAAATTGTCCTAAATCCCATGAATACCCAGGTTGAAGATAGAGATATAGTTGTAACAAAATCCACAGATCCAAGCTGGGTTATGGTTTTTCCTTTATTAAAAGGACTTATAGTGGAAAAGGGGAGTCTCTTGTCTCATAGTGCAATTATTTCGCGAGAGATGAATATCCCTGCCATAGTTGGAGTACAGGGTGCAACAAGCATTCTAGAGACAGGAGATATAGTTCAATTTGACGGAAGTACAGGAATTATTAAAAAATTAGATGACTGATTTTTATTAAAAATTTAAAACTACAAACAAATTAGGAGGGAACATAATTGAAAACGGAAGTAAAAGAAAATAAGGTTGATTTTTCTTTGATAAGATACTCCCAATGCTGGGAAGATACTGAAATATTGCTTGAAAGCCTTGATATAAATGAAAAAGATGTGTGCTTTGGAATTTTGTCAGCAGGGGACAATGTATTTTCGATGCTTGCTAAAAATCCTGAAAAAGTGGTGGCTCTTGACATAAGTTTTCCCCAGATAGCTCTTGCCAAACTTAAAAGAGAAATATTTAAAAGTTTCTCATATGAGGAAATGCTGAAATTTATAGGGATAAAAATTTCATCTGAAAGAATTGAAATGTATGAAAAAATAAAGGTAAATCTTGAGGAAGATGTGAGGAACTACTGGGATTTTAATAGGGAAGCGATTGAAAATGGAATAATCCATATTGGAAAATTTGAAAAGTTTTTTAAAATTTTCAGGGAAAAAATACTTCCTTTTGTGCATAGTAAAAAACGGATAGAAAAACTTCTTGAAAAAAAATCAAGGCAGGAAAGAATTGATTATTATGACAGACATTGGAATAATTTTAGATGGAAACTGATGTTTAAGCTGTTCTTTTCAAAATACATAGTTGGGAAACTGGGAAGGGATAAGGCATTTTTCAGATATGCAGAAAAAAATATTTCTGAGGAAATGAAGGAAAGAAGCAGATATGCCCTCTGTGAACTGCCTCCATATGAGAATCCTTACATTTGCTATATTCTGACAGGAAATTACCGTTTGGAACACCTGCCTTACTTTTTGCGAGAAGAAAATTTTGAAAATATTAAGAAAAATCTTCATAAATTGGAAATTGTTCAGAATTCTGTTGAGGAATATCTTGATGGGATAGATTTTAAAATAAATAAATTTAATTTAAGTGATATTTTTGAATATATGTCTTTGGAAAATTATAGAAAATTAATGAAAAAAATTTATGATAATGCTGATAATAATGCAATACTGGCATACTGGAACTTGATTGTGGAAAGAAATTCATCAAAATTAGAATCTCTAAAGAGAAAAGAAAATATAAAAAACAATTTTCACAGGCTGGAAGAGCTCGATAAAAGGCTTCATAAAAAGGACAAGACGTTTTTTTATACTGATTTTGTAGTTGAAAAGGTGATAAAATATGGAAATAGTTAAAATGACAGCTGTTCTGGCAGCTTTTATCCTGTTTTTCCTTTTACTGAACCAACTTGAAAAAAGTGAAAAACTAAATTCAGAACTTATACGGAAAATCCTGCATATAGGCTCAGGAATCGGAGGGCTGGCACTTCCTTTTATATTTGAGGAAAAAAGTTCAGTTATAATACTTGGAGCAGTTTTTCTTATGTTACTTATTTCCATTAGGATAGTGAAACATAAAATAACAGGATTGAAAAAGGTGCTGGAAACAAAAAACAGGAAAACTTTTGGAGATATATATTTTATTGTGAGTATTCTTGGATTATGGATTGTATCAAGCGAAGACAAAGTAATGTATTCCCTCCCTCTTATAATTCTTATGTTTTCCGATGCCTTTGCCGCTCTTATAGGTGAATTTTACAGCAAATACAGGTTTAATACAGGATTTGGCACGAAATCAATAGAAGGCTCAATAACATTCTTTCTTACAACATATTTTATATGTATAAATTTCTTTTTATTCTTTAGTGATATTGGCAGCATAAACATCGTGCTTGTTTCCCTGCTTTTAAGCATTCTTACAATGATTCTTGAAGTTATTTCGTGGAATGGACTGGATAATCTTTTTGTACCGTTCTTTGTGTATCTGTTTCTGAGGTTAAATTTGTATTTGACAGCACAGGAACTGATGTACAAATTTTGGGTAATAATGATACTTTTCATAATTATAATTTTGAATAGAAAAAAGACTACGCTTACAAGGGTTGCACAAACTGCAAGTTTATTTTTTCTTTATATCGTAATGATAATTGGAGGGATAAAATGGCTTATTCCGCCACTAATAATGTATCTTGGCTATTATCATTTCACGCCAAAGGTAAGGGGGCAAGTAAAAGATTCACTCAGAGGACTTCTGACAATAGCATTTACCACAGCAATATGGCTTGCTATGAGTATTATACTTGATAAAAATAAAATGTACCTTATTTATATCTTTACCTTTTCACTGCACTTTGGAATTATAAATTTAATAAGAGATAATGCGGGAAATGTAAAACGGGAAACATTTAGGATGAACTTTCTGATGGGAAGCATAGGAAAATCGTTAGCTTTCTTTATAATAAATTATCTTGCTTTGTCAAGAATTTTAGATTTTAAAATGCTAATTGGAATAATAATTCTTATATTTGGCGGCATATTTACTTATGAAACAAGCATGAAGATTTTTTATATTATTGAAAAGGAAAAGGAGCTTAGCGGAGAAACAAAAGTATTTATAGCTTCTGGAACAGTTTTTATCTGTTCTATGCTGCTATTAGGAATTGGAATGCTCTAAAATTGTCAAAGGTATAAAATTTTAGCATTTAAATATGGTAAATTATCAAAAAGGAGAAAATTTACAAATGAAAATCAAGCGATATGTAATAACAGAAAATAATCAAATAAATAAAATCAATTTAGAAAAATACATTACGGAAAATAACATTTCACAAAATGAAATTCCAAAAATACAAATAGAACATCCATCTGAAATTATTGTTTTTTATAATGAAAATGAAGAAATGGCTGGAAGTCTTAATTTATGGCACAATCGCCCTAATTACAACGGAAAGGCAACATCATATATTGGCAATGTAAATATTTTGGAAAAATATCGGAAAAACGAAACAGAAATATTTAATGAAATTTTTGAAAATCTTAAAAAAGATTGTATAGAAACAATAATAGGCCCTTTAAATGGGACTACTTGGAATACATATCGGTATGTTACGGACATGGGAAATCATCCCCCGTTTTTGCTGGAGCCTTTTAATGAAGAATATTATGTGGAATTGTTTGAAAAAATTGGATTTGAACCACTTGCCTACTATATTTCTACAATAATGGAAAATATGAATCCTGTTCAAAGGGGAAATTTGTCTAAAAAAATTGAAAAGTTGAGAAAATTTGACTTTTATAAGGACATCACGGTAAAATCTGCGGAAAATGAGGATTTACTCGTTGTGCTGAATAAAGTTTACGACTTGACGATTGAGGCATTTAAAAATAATTTTCTATATTCTAAATTGGATAGAGAAATATTTTTGAAAATGTATATGAGTTATGAAGATAAAATTGTAAAAAAATTCTTTAAAATGCTTTATTTAAAAGACGAATTAATAGGCTATGTATTTGGAATACCTGATTATGCCGAACTTCAATACAAGGAGAAAATAAAAACTATGATTCTTAAAACGATTGCAATTTCTCCCAAATATAATGGAAAAGGGATGGGGTATATTCTGATAGATGAACTTGTGAAGGAAGCGGAACGTTCAGGCTATAAAAATGTGATTTATGCCTTGATGCACGAAAAAAATATATCAAAAAATATCGGCTCACTTTTAGGAGA is a window encoding:
- a CDS encoding DUF3419 family protein, which translates into the protein MKTEVKENKVDFSLIRYSQCWEDTEILLESLDINEKDVCFGILSAGDNVFSMLAKNPEKVVALDISFPQIALAKLKREIFKSFSYEEMLKFIGIKISSERIEMYEKIKVNLEEDVRNYWDFNREAIENGIIHIGKFEKFFKIFREKILPFVHSKKRIEKLLEKKSRQERIDYYDRHWNNFRWKLMFKLFFSKYIVGKLGRDKAFFRYAEKNISEEMKERSRYALCELPPYENPYICYILTGNYRLEHLPYFLREENFENIKKNLHKLEIVQNSVEEYLDGIDFKINKFNLSDIFEYMSLENYRKLMKKIYDNADNNAILAYWNLIVERNSSKLESLKRKENIKNNFHRLEELDKRLHKKDKTFFYTDFVVEKVIKYGNS
- a CDS encoding diacylglycerol/polyprenol kinase family protein, with amino-acid sequence MEIVKMTAVLAAFILFFLLLNQLEKSEKLNSELIRKILHIGSGIGGLALPFIFEEKSSVIILGAVFLMLLISIRIVKHKITGLKKVLETKNRKTFGDIYFIVSILGLWIVSSEDKVMYSLPLIILMFSDAFAALIGEFYSKYRFNTGFGTKSIEGSITFFLTTYFICINFFLFFSDIGSINIVLVSLLLSILTMILEVISWNGLDNLFVPFFVYLFLRLNLYLTAQELMYKFWVIMILFIIIILNRKKTTLTRVAQTASLFFLYIVMIIGGIKWLIPPLIMYLGYYHFTPKVRGQVKDSLRGLLTIAFTTAIWLAMSIILDKNKMYLIYIFTFSLHFGIINLIRDNAGNVKRETFRMNFLMGSIGKSLAFFIINYLALSRILDFKMLIGIIILIFGGIFTYETSMKIFYIIEKEKELSGETKVFIASGTVFICSMLLLGIGML
- a CDS encoding GNAT family N-acetyltransferase, giving the protein MKIKRYVITENNQINKINLEKYITENNISQNEIPKIQIEHPSEIIVFYNENEEMAGSLNLWHNRPNYNGKATSYIGNVNILEKYRKNETEIFNEIFENLKKDCIETIIGPLNGTTWNTYRYVTDMGNHPPFLLEPFNEEYYVELFEKIGFEPLAYYISTIMENMNPVQRGNLSKKIEKLRKFDFYKDITVKSAENEDLLVVLNKVYDLTIEAFKNNFLYSKLDREIFLKMYMSYEDKIVKKFFKMLYLKDELIGYVFGIPDYAELQYKEKIKTMILKTIAISPKYNGKGMGYILIDELVKEAERSGYKNVIYALMHEKNISKNIGSLLGDELRRYALFIKEL